The following proteins are encoded in a genomic region of Rattus rattus isolate New Zealand chromosome 2, Rrattus_CSIRO_v1, whole genome shotgun sequence:
- the Cdk2ap2 gene encoding cyclin-dependent kinase 2-associated protein 2 isoform X2 — MSYKPIAPAPSSTPGSSTPGPGTPVPTAGSVPSPSGSVPGAAAPFRPLFNDFGPPSMGYVQAMKPPGSQGSQSTYTDLLSVIEEMGKEIRPTYAGSKSAMERLKRGVLRGHRESRL; from the exons ATGTCCTACAAACCTATCGCGCCCGCCCCCAGCAGTACCCCCGGCTCCAGCACCCCCGGGCCAGGCACCCCGGTCCCTACAG CCGGAAGTGTCCCATCGCCATCGGGCTCAGTGCCAGGAGCTGCAGCTCCTTTCAGACCACTGTTTAACGACTTTGGACCGCCCTCCATGGGGTATGTACAG GCAATGAAGCCACCGGGTTCCCAGGGCTCTCAGAGCACCTACACGGACCTGCTGTCTGTCATAGAGGAGATGGGCAAAGAGATCCGACCCACCTATGCTGGTAGCAAGAGTGCCATGGAGCGCCTGAAGAGAG GAGTGCTGAGAGGCCACCGTGAGTCCCGTCTGTGA
- the Cdk2ap2 gene encoding cyclin-dependent kinase 2-associated protein 2 isoform X1, translated as MSYKPIAPAPSSTPGSSTPGPGTPVPTAGSVPSPSGSVPGAAAPFRPLFNDFGPPSMGYVQAMKPPGSQGSQSTYTDLLSVIEEMGKEIRPTYAGSKSAMERLKRGIIHARALVRECLAETERNART; from the exons ATGTCCTACAAACCTATCGCGCCCGCCCCCAGCAGTACCCCCGGCTCCAGCACCCCCGGGCCAGGCACCCCGGTCCCTACAG CCGGAAGTGTCCCATCGCCATCGGGCTCAGTGCCAGGAGCTGCAGCTCCTTTCAGACCACTGTTTAACGACTTTGGACCGCCCTCCATGGGGTATGTACAG GCAATGAAGCCACCGGGTTCCCAGGGCTCTCAGAGCACCTACACGGACCTGCTGTCTGTCATAGAGGAGATGGGCAAAGAGATCCGACCCACCTATGCTGGTAGCAAGAGTGCCATGGAGCGCCTGAAGAGAG gTATCATCCATGCTCGGGCACTAGTCAGAGAGTGCTTGGCAGAGACAGAACGCAATGCCCGCACGTAA
- the Cdk2ap2 gene encoding cyclin-dependent kinase 2-associated protein 2 isoform X3: MKKHAFGAGSVPSPSGSVPGAAAPFRPLFNDFGPPSMGYVQAMKPPGSQGSQSTYTDLLSVIEEMGKEIRPTYAGSKSAMERLKRGIIHARALVRECLAETERNART; this comes from the exons ATGAAGAAGCATGCCTTTGGAG CCGGAAGTGTCCCATCGCCATCGGGCTCAGTGCCAGGAGCTGCAGCTCCTTTCAGACCACTGTTTAACGACTTTGGACCGCCCTCCATGGGGTATGTACAG GCAATGAAGCCACCGGGTTCCCAGGGCTCTCAGAGCACCTACACGGACCTGCTGTCTGTCATAGAGGAGATGGGCAAAGAGATCCGACCCACCTATGCTGGTAGCAAGAGTGCCATGGAGCGCCTGAAGAGAG gTATCATCCATGCTCGGGCACTAGTCAGAGAGTGCTTGGCAGAGACAGAACGCAATGCCCGCACGTAA